From Triticum aestivum cultivar Chinese Spring chromosome 4A, IWGSC CS RefSeq v2.1, whole genome shotgun sequence, a single genomic window includes:
- the LOC123082148 gene encoding uncharacterized protein C119.09c-like, with translation MAKLYVQAVPPLDLNKNTEWFMYLGVWTTHIFILFISWLLILYIFGCTPGMAWTLVNLVHFAITYHFFHWKKGTPFADDQGMYNRLTWWEQMDNGKQLTRNRKFLVVVPVVL, from the exons ATGGCGAAGTTGTACGTGCAGGCGGTGCCCCCGCTGGATCTGAATAAGAACACCGAGTGGTTCATGTACCTGGGGGTCTGGACCACCCACATCTTCATCCTCTTCATCTCCTGGCTCCTCATCCTCTACATCTTCGGCTGCACCCCCGGCATGGCCTGGACGCTCGTTAACCTCGTCCACTTCGCG ATTACATACCACTTCTTCCACTGGAAGAAGGGAACTCCATTCGCTGATGATCAGGGGATGTATAATAGGTTGACTTGGTGGGAGCAAATGGACAACGGCAAGCAGCTTACTCGCAACAGAAAATTTCTTGTTGTGGTTCCTGTAGTCCTCTAA